In Canis lupus dingo isolate Sandy chromosome 27, ASM325472v2, whole genome shotgun sequence, one genomic interval encodes:
- the C3AR1 gene encoding C3a anaphylatoxin chemotactic receptor — MEAFSADNNSTDLPSHQWYEPQAILSMVILSLTFLLGLPGNGLVLWVTGLKMQRTVNTVWFLHLTLADFLCCLSLPFSLTHLVLQGHWPYGWLLCKLIPSIIILNMFASVFLLTAISLDRCLLVLKPIWCQNHRNVGTASTICGCIWVVAFAMCIPVFMYRETFTENNHDRCGYNFYLYSSFDYSDFTIDLLDNGSLDNSIVQLPGEMDDRLESFSLQINDLPWTATTTLPSQTFQRPSRESLLMDSTKLSSQHPYYNLFKPTDEVSSTIPSGFLIEDHRNNPLDNSDAFLSTDLKLYSGTSNNSLYLYELSQDFQDDYLGQFSYDNQGLTILMAITITRLVVGFLLPFILMVTCYGLIIFRMRRGRFTKTRVKALRVAVAVVIVFCICWAPYHIVGVLSLFVDPGTAFGEALLSWDPVSIALASANSCFNPFLYALLGKDFRKKAKQSMKGILEAAFSEDLTHSTSCPQSKVFPERNSISTTV; from the coding sequence ATGGAGGCTTTCTCTGCTGATAACAATTCAACGGACCTACCCTCACATCAGTGGTATGAACCCCAAGCCATTCTCTCCATGGTCATTCTCAGCCTCACTTTCTTATTGGGATTGCCAGGCAACGGGCTAGTGCTATGGGTGACTGGCCTAAAGATGCAGCGGACAGTGAACACAGTCTGGTTTCTTCATCTCACCCTGGCAGACTTCCTCTGCTGCCTCTCCTTGCCCTTCTCCCTGACTCACCTTGTTCTCCAAGGACACTGGCCCTATGGCTGGCTCCTCTGCAAGCTCATCCCCTCCATCATCATCCTCAACATGTTTGCCAGCGTCTTCCTGCTGACTGCCATTAGCCTCGATCGTTGTCTTCTGGTCCTCAAACCAATCTGGTGTCAGAATCACCGCAATGTGGGGACAGCCTCCACTATCTGTGGATGTATATGGGTGGTAGCTTTTGCAATGTGTATACCGGTGTTCATGTACCGAGAAACATTCACTGAAAACAACCATGACAGATGTGGCTACAATTTTTATCTCTACAGTTCATTTGATTATTCAGACTTCACCATTGATCTCCTGGATAATGGGTCTCTTGACAACTCCATTGTTCAGCTGCCTGGAGAAATGGATGATAGGTTAGAGTCTTTCTCTTTGCAAATAAATGATCTTCCTTGGACAGCCACCACTACCCTCCCTTCTCAAACATTTCAAAGACCTTCTCGAGAGTCACTCCTAATGGATTCAACTAAACTATCTAGTCAACAtccatattataatttatttaaacctaCTGATGAGGTCTCATCTACAATCCCCAGTGGCTTTCTCATTGAAGATCACAGAAATAACCCATTAGATAACTCTGATGCTTTTCTCTCTACTGATTTAAAGCTTTACTCTGGTACTTCCAACAATTCCTTATACTTGTATGAGTTATCCCAAGATTTCCAGGATGATTATTTAGGCCAATTTTCATATGACAATCAAGGACTAACAATACTGATGGCAATAACCATCACTAGACTAGTGGTGGGTTTCCTTCTGCCCTTTATTCTCATGGTGACCTGTTATGGCCTCATTATCTTCCGAATGCGACGGGGCCGCTTCACCAAGACTCGAGTCAAAGCTTTGCGAGTGGCCGTGGCTGTGGTGATTGTCTTCTGTATCTGCTGGGCTCCCTACCACATTGTTGGAGTCCTATCATTGTTTGTTGACCCAGGAACTGCCTTTGGAGAAGCTTTACTGTCTTGGGACCCTGTGTCCATCGCTCTAGCATCTGCCAATAGTTGCTTTAATCCCTTCCTCTATGCCCTTCTAGGAAAAGATTtcaggaagaaagcaaaacagtCCATGAAGGGCATTCTGGAGGCAGCTTTCAGTGAAGACCTCACACACTCTACCAGCTGTCCCCAAAGCAAAGTCTTTCCAGAAAGAAATAGTATCAGTACAACTGTGTGA